From a region of the Solanum stenotomum isolate F172 chromosome 2, ASM1918654v1, whole genome shotgun sequence genome:
- the LOC125855851 gene encoding uncharacterized protein LOC125855851: MVTKKRAVSFEDDDRLQHGSVIATRSLVQKKEDPGAFTIPCTIGLLHFAKALCDLGASINPMPLSIYKTLGLGDPKPTAMRLLIADRTVKRPIGVLHDVLMKVESFIFPANFVILDYEVDFEVPIILGRPFLATRSALVDMENGSMKQSSELQSVSAITYRVESGSEVQIKERLGVEALAAVMMNFQSDGIEEYDELVAALDRCEYRSKPKKLELDMKNHESPPARSFVKEAPKLELKALPSHLRYVFLGKDDTLPVIIAAYLNGRQVECLVSVLKRFK; the protein is encoded by the exons atggtgacaaagaagagGGCAGTGagcttcgaagatgatgacagATTGCAACATGGTAGTGTTATTGCTACAAGATCCCTTGTGCAGAAAAAAGAGGATCCTGGTGCCTTCACTATTCCATGTACCATCGGGTTGTTGcattttgctaaggcattgtgtgatcttggtgctagcattaaTCCGATGCCACTGTCTATTTACAAGACGTTGGGTCTAGGAGATCCAAAACCGACTGCGATGCGGCTTCTCATAgccgatagaactgtgaagaggcccattggtgtgctccatgatgtacTAATGAAAGTGGAGTCGTTCATCTTTCCAGCGAATTTTGTGATTCTAGATTATGAAGtcgattttgaggttcccatcattcttgggagaccattccttgccactAGGAGCGCCTTAGTTGATATGGAAAATGG gtctaTGAAGCAGAGTAGTGAGCTCCAATCAGTATCTGCGATAACATATAGAGTTGAGAGTGGGTCTGAGGTGCAGATTAAAGAgagactaggtgttgaggcactagctgCGGTTATGATGAACTTTCagagtgatggtattgaagagtatgatgagttggtcgCCGCACTTGATAGGTGCGAATATCGTTCGAAACCAAAGAAGCtggagttagacatgaaaaatCATGAATCCCCACCCGCAAGATCGTTTGTTAAGGAGGcgccgaaattggagcttaaggctctaccatcacatttgCGGTACGTATTCTTGGGAAAAGATGATACTTTACCAGTTATAATTGCGGCATATTTGAATGGGCGACAAGTAGAGTGTTTAGTTtctgtgttaaagaggttcaaatGA